A window of Garra rufa chromosome 6, GarRuf1.0, whole genome shotgun sequence genomic DNA:
cagaggaaaaaattcagaattgtgagatacaaactcacatttgtgagaaaaagtcagaattcgagTTTCTAACTTtacttctcgcaattgtgagtttatatcatgcaattttgagaaaaaagtcagagttgtgactttatatcttacaagtctgaaattataactcgcaattgcaagaacatatccaacaattctgagaaaaattacaagtttacaaatttaaacaaaaaaaaaaaaaaacagaatttcgagtttttgaatttatttcttgcaattgtgggtttatatcatgcaattctgagtaaaaaagtcagaattctcttATTCAGTtttataattcatttattttataatgaatgccTGTGCATGAAACTGCTTTCAGACTATTTTAAGCAAACATACATATAGAAGTATACTTATGCATTTAGTAAATAAACACACTTTTATGATCATTTTTGATTTATTTGAGACAGCCCCATACAAATGGGACGCTAAACTTTGAAAATTGGTGACTGTTAACTCATTTGCATAGGGCAGTTTGAAATGTTCAAAATCACATTTTCAAAACCACAAATGCAAATGTACACATATCTTATACAAATGTTAAAGAAAAAAGGGAACCCTCACatcaaaatcacatttaaaacCCATCCCTTTTCAATttataaaacactgaaaataaatGTTGGCATTACAACAATAGTGCTTTGTCAATCATTATTTGTCACAAAATGAGGGGTTCAGTTAAACCAAACATACAAACTCACAAAGGCATTGGCGTTAATCTGTCTGGGGGTGATTCCCTGCATCACCCGAAGAACTACATTCAGTTTCAGCAGTGGACTCTTGCTTCATGTCAAGAAATCTGGATATGAGCGGCTGAGTTTCTGTAGCATCGTTTGCTATTGTAGCAATAGGGCCAACTGCACAGAAATTGCTAGTTGAGGGTTCACTGGGGTCAGCACTGTCACTGTCACTAGCAATAGTAATGAGAACAGGGCTGTTTTTTCCCTCCCTCTCCTCACTATTATGCCTCCTGCTCTTCTTCTTGtgctttttcttcttcttgtgATGTTTCCGACTGTGGCTCTCAGATTTTTCATCTCTGCTCGGACTCCTGCTTTTCCTCTTGACCTTTTTGTGATgcttcttgtttttcttttttgcatcATCCTTAACAGATTCGGTGAACGGTTCACTAGAACTTTTACTTGAGGGTTCCTCATGATGCTTTGATTTGTATTTCTTTTTCTTGCCATGTTCATCATGCCGTGATGTTTGATGCGAGGAGCTGGAGTTGATTCTAGAATTGCTCCTTGAGCGACTTCTGTTCGGATGGTTGGATGAGTTGACTCTAGAACTGCTTCTTGAGCGTCTTCTGTGCTGACTGTTGGAGGAGCAAGACTTGATTCTAGATCTGCTCTTTGAGCGACTTCTGTTCTGACGGTTGGATGAGCTGGACTTAATTCTAGAATTGCTCCTTGAGCGATTTCTATCCTGAGGGTTCCTGCTTCGCCTTCTACTACGCGAGCTAGAGCGAGAGTGATCAAGAACCCTGCTGTAATAGCTGGTGTAGGATGAGCGTGTCTCCGTATAACATCTTCTGCTGCTGTCTCTTTGACTGTAATGGCTATATGAATGCCAATAAGATGAGGTATGGTGACTTTTCTCTTTTTCTCGTCTCCGCTTATGCCTCTCTTCTTTAGACGATGGGTGGTTCCTACTACGAGAGGAGGAGTGTGTCCTGCTGCTGTGTGAGGATCTTTCTCTAGATCCCGACAACTCCCTTTCATGATGCCTTCTGCCATATTTATCTTTAGAGGTGCTCTCAGGGGAGCGGGAACATCTAGTTGGCCTCCTCAAGGATCTCTGAGTGTCAGTGGGAGACAAATCAGACTCTGAAATAAAACGAATGTGTTGGGGTAGCCGAGGGCTTCGGAGCTCTGCATTCTGCTCAGAATGTTCTGAATCAGAAGAAAGCTGGACAAGTTCTGGTGTTCTTTCTGACACTGGTTTAACATAGCCAACAATAACACAGTCTTCATCACTGCCAGAAGAATGCTCCTCCTCCTCCACCACAATAGTGCCAGTATTTGCTGGACGGTCCTGATGTGGCACAGCAGCAAGAGACACTATTGCTTCCCCTACGCTGCTATCAGAATCCGAGT
This region includes:
- the toporsa gene encoding topoisomerase I binding, arginine/serine-rich a — its product is MASPQMKERLSGAVLNTVSKGASPESKCPICLDHFKNISYLDVCLHKFCFCCIREWSKNKAECPLCKQPFNSIYHTIKSEDNYQRFDLRPTENGSFGNMAGQRFRYRTTLTGDRRPALRRTSPPPDHGVIFEGLRGTLPQRHNRDLHSMLRRLAVRQRRERAGRSAESLHDQEVVKFRRALYRRGVRVQSVQDGGRSRETSAEFFKRNPACLHRLVPWLRRELIVLYGTHGSLVNIVQHIIMTLITRHNLDDQAVAHELRPFLLSHTEHFLHEFLSFAQSPFNMEAYDQRAVYDLPRPSGESSSSETSVIAISEDEGDSLVSGSQGYATPSVTLSQTAWDDETPGPSYSSEPSQVLPFHVQDSDSDSSVGEAIVSLAAVPHQDRPANTGTIVVEEEEHSSGSDEDCVIVGYVKPVSERTPELVQLSSDSEHSEQNAELRSPRLPQHIRFISESDLSPTDTQRSLRRPTRCSRSPESTSKDKYGRRHHERELSGSRERSSHSSRTHSSSRSRNHPSSKEERHKRRREKEKSHHTSSYWHSYSHYSQRDSSRRCYTETRSSYTSYYSRVLDHSRSSSRSRRRSRNPQDRNRSRSNSRIKSSSSNRQNRSRSKSRSRIKSCSSNSQHRRRSRSSSRVNSSNHPNRSRSRSNSRINSSSSHQTSRHDEHGKKKKYKSKHHEEPSSKSSSEPFTESVKDDAKKKNKKHHKKVKRKSRSPSRDEKSESHSRKHHKKKKKHKKKSRRHNSEEREGKNSPVLITIASDSDSADPSEPSTSNFCAVGPIATIANDATETQPLISRFLDMKQESTAETECSSSGDAGNHPQTD